From Toxorhynchites rutilus septentrionalis strain SRP chromosome 2, ASM2978413v1, whole genome shotgun sequence, a single genomic window includes:
- the LOC129765173 gene encoding uncharacterized protein LOC129765173 isoform X2: MSNKAFPHLKSMSSLTSFESCKHLHSKTGKNESMSSAPSSTKHHREMLQENTLHIIHSRLLEIDSKMTRVESDFHDSFARLEANIKKCYQSIQRVSEILATTGWEREDATQDLVVNVKLGNKEYRYVKAEEVAAAMRNDSLAAEILNDRSASPERKPSEKHRRSRVLSKIKDGVKNVYRAS; the protein is encoded by the exons atgtcCAACAAGGCTTTTCCACATCTCAAATCGATGTCGTCTTTGACTAGCTTTGAATCTTGCAAGCACCTGCATTCGAAAACCGGAAAAAACGAATCGATGTCATCAGCACCTTCTTCTACCAAGCATCACAGGGAAATGCTACAGGAAAATACCCTCCACATAATCCACTCGCGGTTGTTGGAAATCGACTCGAAGATGACTCGTGTCGAATCCGATTTTCATGATTCCTTCGCCAGGCTAGAGGCGAACATCAAAAAATGTTACCAATCCATCCAACGGGTTAGCGAAATCTTAGCCACGACAGGGTGGGAACGGGAAGATGCAACGCAAGATCTGGTTGTTAATGTGAAGCTAGGAAACAAAGAATATCGCTACGTTAAAGCGGAAGAAGTAGCCGCTGCAATGCGAAATGATTCTCTGGCGGCGGAGATCCTAAATGATCGATCAGCTTCGCCAGAGAGGAAGCCTAGCGAGAAGCACAGGCGGAGCAGAGTTCTATCAAAGATCAAAGATGGTGTTAAAAATG TGTACCGTGCGTCGTGA
- the LOC129765173 gene encoding uncharacterized protein LOC129765173 isoform X1, whose protein sequence is MSNKAFPHLKSMSSLTSFESCKHLHSKTGKNESMSSAPSSTKHHREMLQENTLHIIHSRLLEIDSKMTRVESDFHDSFARLEANIKKCYQSIQRVSEILATTGWEREDATQDLVVNVKLGNKEYRYVKAEEVAAAMRNDSLAAEILNDRSASPERKPSEKHRRSRVLSKIKDGVKNAFSVPCVVTPIFEIYPAKMFPKPSNPSRIELRQRFG, encoded by the exons atgtcCAACAAGGCTTTTCCACATCTCAAATCGATGTCGTCTTTGACTAGCTTTGAATCTTGCAAGCACCTGCATTCGAAAACCGGAAAAAACGAATCGATGTCATCAGCACCTTCTTCTACCAAGCATCACAGGGAAATGCTACAGGAAAATACCCTCCACATAATCCACTCGCGGTTGTTGGAAATCGACTCGAAGATGACTCGTGTCGAATCCGATTTTCATGATTCCTTCGCCAGGCTAGAGGCGAACATCAAAAAATGTTACCAATCCATCCAACGGGTTAGCGAAATCTTAGCCACGACAGGGTGGGAACGGGAAGATGCAACGCAAGATCTGGTTGTTAATGTGAAGCTAGGAAACAAAGAATATCGCTACGTTAAAGCGGAAGAAGTAGCCGCTGCAATGCGAAATGATTCTCTGGCGGCGGAGATCCTAAATGATCGATCAGCTTCGCCAGAGAGGAAGCCTAGCGAGAAGCACAGGCGGAGCAGAGTTCTATCAAAGATCAAAGATGGTGTTAAAAATG CTTTCAGTGTACCGTGCGTCGTGACACCGATATTCGAAATCTATCCGGCGAAAATGTTCCCCAAACCATCGAATCCAAGCCGTATTGAGTTAAGGCAACGATTTGGATGA